Below is a genomic region from Miscanthus floridulus cultivar M001 chromosome 1, ASM1932011v1, whole genome shotgun sequence.
GTGTTCCAGACCGCCGAGAGCATGGCGAAGATCCGCTCGCTCTTCGGGGGCGGAGCAGGGGGTGGCTCGTGGCCGCCCGTGCAGCCTCAGGCGCCGTCGCAGCAGCAGCCCGCGGCCGGAGTCGACCAGGCGGAGACGGACCCCTCCGTGCTATGGCTCGCCGACACGCCGGTCATGGACATCAAGGATTCCTTGTCGCACCCGTCGCCCGAGATCTCCGTctccaagccgccgccgccgccgccgccacagatCCATTTTGAGAAGGCGAGCACGAGCACGCTCACGGAGAACCCTAGTCCATCCGTGCACGCGCCGCCACCCCCGCCGGCGCCGGCCGCTGCACCGCAgcggcagcaccagcaccagaATCAGGCTCACCAGGGCCCGTTCCGCCGGGAGCTCAATTTCTCAGACTTTGCGTCCAACCCTTCTTCCTTGGCGGCGACCCCGCCGTTATTCAAGCCCGAGTCCGGCGAGATCCTCAGCTTCGGCGCCGATAGCAACGCCCGGAGGAACCCGTCGCCGGCGcctcccgccgccaccgccagccTCACCACCGCTCCCGGGAGCCTCTTCTCGCAGCACACGGCGACCATGACACAGGCCGCCGCGGCGAACGATGCGAAGAACAACAATAAGCGTTCAATGGAGGCCACCTCCCGGGCGAGCAACACCAACCACCACCCGGCGGCGACGGCGAACGAGGGCATGCTGTCCTTCTCGTCGGCGCCCACTACGCGGCCGTCGACGGGCACGGGCGCGCCGGCCAAGTCGGAGTCCGACCATTCGGACCTGGACGCGTCTGTGCGCGAGGTGGAGAGCAGCCGCGTCGTGGCGCCGCCACCGGAGGCGGAGAAGCGGCCGCGAAAGCGCGGGCGGAAGCCGGCGAACGGGCGCGAGGAGCCGCTGAACCACGTGGAGGCGGAGCGGCAGCGGCGAGAGAAGCTGAACCAGCGCTTCTACGCGCTGCGCGCCGTGGTGCCCAACGTGTCCAAGATGGACAAGGCGTCGTTGCTCGGCGACGCCATCTCCTACATCAACGAGCTCCGCGGCAAGCTGACGTCGCTGGAGTCCGATAAGGAGACGCTGCAGGCCCAGGTCGAGGCGCTCAAGAAGGAGCGCGACGCGCGGCCACCCCCGCACGCCGCTGGGCTCGGCGGACACGACGGCGGGCCGCGCTGCCACGCGGTGGAGATCGACGCCAAGATCCTGGGTCTGGAGGCCATGATCCGCGTGCAGTGCCACAAGCGCAACCACCCGTCGGCGCGGCTGATGACGGCGCTCCGCGAGCTGGACCTGGACGTCTACCACGCCAGCGTCTCCGTCGTCAACGACCTCATGATCCAGCAGGTTGCGGTGAAGATGGCCAGCCGCATATACTCGCAGGACCAGCTCAACGCCGCGCTCTACAGCCGCCTCGCGGAGCCCGGGTCTGCCATGGGCAGGTAATCAAGGAGAGCTCAGCTCGCCTGTGGCTGCCGGATAGGGACGATACTGATACTGCTATTCACCACCGGACTGTCATCGTCGTCACAACACGATAGCCAGAGAGATTCAGGAGGAGGGAGACGACGATGATGCTGGTGCTGTTGTTGTAAACTTTAGAAGGAAGGATGGATGATGATAGCTTCTGCAGTTCTGCTGCTGTTCATCATCTTGTTGTGTTTTTGCCAGTAGCGTGTTAATTAGCAGGATtaagcaaccaccaagagtccaCCCGTTGTTGTTAACTAAGTACCCTGTAGTTATGAGCTGTGATGATGGATCGACCGATGTTAGCGTTGGTTGAATCCAAAACTGTATATAGGATGGATCAAACGTCGTcgcccagggtggaggtggacGATGCCCTGATCCTGATGTATGTATTTTGCAGCATGATTTCGCTTGTAATGGAGTCGGTTTTTTTGATCTCACAACAATACACATGGTCTTTGGTTGGTTTACCAGCctagtttagattgcaagttttttcactctcttcatcacatcaaatatttggacacatgcatggagtattaaatgtagataaaaaaataactaattacatagtttgattgtaattacgagacgaattttttgagcctagttaggccataattgaacaataattgtcaaatataaacgaaagtgctgcagtgtcaaatactgatttctaatCCCAATCTAAATAAGGCCTTGTTCAAAAGCTTGAGGGGTCGATGTCGTTGTATATCTTGACTGATCAATGGATCTTTATCTTTATTGGTTGTGTTCGGTGTTCCTATTACCCATTTGATGAGCTGAAAGTTGTGGGtgtgtcctgtcacctgtgagggCGTGCGAGAGTTTAACATGAACGACAGTAGGATTTGCACATGATATGATGGAGACACCATAGAAGCAGGGGCATGTGAGTTGGGTGTAGTTGGGTAAGCTTCACCATCAAGCACGTGCAAGCACTAGGCATGAAGCGAGTTAGGCAAGTGAAGGAGAGGCAACTTTTCCCTCCTATATAAAGAAAAAGGGGAGGACCAACTTGCTTGCGCCTGAGTTTGCAGGAATTTCACATGGAGTAGCAGCTCCCGCATGAATTAATAAATATAAAATATATAAATCCGGTACTTCTGGCCTTGACTTGCAAAAACACCATTATCCAGTAACTACTGCATAATGGCTATTGGGGTTTTTTTTAGCGATGGATGAGGAAAGGGCACATAGCACATGCGTATGTATAAATCCTTTTTTCTTCTTTATATTGCTACTAATAGTTTTCTTTTGGGACGTTTTTAAAACTCTCTCTGAGTCTGCTAGACATGTTTTGTGGAGGGGACAAGAGTGGCGTGCGGCTTTGCTTATGGCGCATGTGACTttaactaagggggtgtttgattcTCTAACTAAAATTTAAAAGGTATCATGTGAGGTTGTTGATGTTTCAAGTAAACATCattgagtaaatttgtgttattacgCGTTGGACCCGGATTgtatgctaaaagacacaaggtttatactggttcgggcagaatatccctacgtccagtttgtggctgctgctcgtgttattagcactgaaaagttcgtagtaggggttacaaacggacgagagagggacaagtcccaagtctctgatgaaaaagTCGAATGTGCGCTGAGAGCTGGGTTGCTGCTCTATTGTGTGTGATGTGATGCGtagtgtgttgaatcgatccatccccttagtggggtgccctgcctttccttttatagaccaaggggaagcagggattacaaatagaagaaagaaaaaaaccagaggtaaaggaggtccttcaaagataccgggtcttctttttcctctgagcgagcccTACTGACACAGCAGACGGTGCCAGGGGTAGCTCCATGCCGGGTGCATgtccgctgatcctgatagggccgcgctgggcgtctgtccgctgatgatgccatgttctgactttgtcagcaagtggtcacgtcccatcccgccccggcGGATGGCGCGacggaccagggtgctgatctatggccctacggggagcagacggcgcagtgaccgcacgtccgttaccgtagatgatgcgagtttcctcctggaccgtagtggttgtcgtatgctcccatcaggatccacggccgagggcaaatggcagcgcccacaacactgtaagacaaatatcGGCGCTTAcgacactgttcgggctctgacatgcctggaagggcttaaagcgcccgtcttgtcatatcctgacggtactttcctgcaggcatgtagagtatggtcctcggtattgcggttgacttgagagccctgccttatctgcgcgtagttatgaaggagcagcgcgcagatgtcgggcgaggcaaagccaacccctagacatcaggcgaggcggagtttgcccttagacgtcaggcaaggcggagccagcccacgGACGTctagtgaggcggagccagcccccggacgtcaggcgaggcagagccagccctcgagggtcgggcgagacagagtctaccctcagacgtcgggcgaggcggagccagcccctggacgtcgagcaaggcagagccagccctcgggggtcaggtgagacggagtttgccctcagacgtcgggcgaggcagagccaacccttaggatTCAGGTTGAGGCGgggcccatggtctcggtggacggacgaggagtgacctggcaagcggtgtagtcgcgctctcAATCGCGCGGGTGAATCAACATTGACGGtcattagctccttctcttcgggtaccctaatattggtccccgatagtagccctaaGCCCCCGGACGATTCGAGTAGAATAGCTTGGGGGATTTTTTTGACTTGctagtgggtgcacgcgagcgcacccggtgggtgtagcccctgagcccacggaggagtaggatactccttcgaaggGTTTTCCGAAAGAGAGAATTCTAAGAGCCCTGGCCCTCTATTGTTGCCCACGGCGTGCCCTAAAGACGGTGAGTTCTCCTTCACCGAGGTCGGACCCTTTGCGAGTGCGGCCGTGAGACTTGATGGTTTGTTAGCCGGATAGCTCAATTGGATCCTGGTATCTCGTTCACGGGGATCCGGCCAGGGTCAGCCCTGCTGAGACTCGATCATGGGTCAAGACTCCCGTGAAGCTCGTGTGCCTGAGTTTTGGCcgctcgtgggcccatccttTGTTGTAAGGGTGCCTTGGGATGGCCATCGAAACCATTGATGGGCCAgcccttgaactcctaggcccaggcgGGTCGAAGAAAcgctttttgacccatatccctTTTGTTGGTAAAGAGTCCTGGTCCATCTGGAGAGGCAAAACATTCGATGCGTCTtcggagggaaaggatagggattgtagGCGCATATCCCGCAACGTGACGTGGTGGCGGATCGTGGCAGGCACGGAGATCCAAGCGGATGGTTGCTTTCCTCGCATCTATTGCccttataaaaccaaagggttcgcctcaaggtttcgtactttgcctccttgcctttacatctacaacctccaccgccaatcgtcTAAGCTTCCCGCATTTGTGTCTCAACCATCGTCGAATTCATATCCACCCACCCCAATCCTCCAATGGAGCCGTGGTGCCGCTCTAATATCACCCTCcagcctggagggcctcgttcaccgCGGTCTTCTTTGCGCGCAGACTGCCACTGAGGAGTTGTGGCTGTCCGACGATGAGGACACGCCGTCGCTGCCCGACGGCTACGTCATGTCCTTCGCTCATttccatgagtggggattcgCCACCCCCGCCCACAAGTTTCTTCGGggattgctgcactactacaaggtagagctgcagcaccttaatcccaatggaaTCTAGCACATTACGGCattcgtcgccctgtgtgagggattcctggggattagtccccacttcgacctatggcggtacttcttcgccgtcaccctcctAAAGCAGGAGAAGAAGTAAGAACTAAACGTGCCAATGGGATGTGTCAGCATTTAGCTCTGCAACAACCGGGTCAGTGAGTACCCGCCAATGCGTctgtcaacctccaacaaggggtggcatttgcattGGTTCTACGTCAAGAATGATGCAGCCACCCCCTTGCTAGAGTTTACCGGGCGCCTCATCGAAAAGGTCCCAGACTCATGGAGAAAGTGGGGAGTCCCAGAGAAAGACAAGAGGAGAATCCAGGACCATCTCACCGCCATCCAAATCCTGAAGGAGAGGCgcatgaaggggtcggggatcatcgatGCCTACCACAcgtggagggtggcgccgctgatgaggTGCGCGCTTCCCCTACACGATGGCGCTTGGGGCATCACTCGACGGGACGGCGCTCACCGAGGGAGCGCTCTCTCCCTCTAAAgaggcgcagcgcatcaaggaggtgatggagcctccaCGGGATGACACCGGAGTTGTTCTCAAGTTTGTGTATCCAGTGCTAGGGCACCCCGTAATGTGGCTGGAACCGAGGTACATCGTcttcgtaagttttctttcctcgtgcctcctttttaattaaACTCATGACctcttgatgctgatattgagatagggggaccTGCCGAAGAAACTCATCCTTATGGATCACCCGGCTCTGCTGCCAAAGGACCCGTTCATGACGGCAGCCAACCGTGCCGAGGCCGAGTGGCAGCGAAAGGCGAaggaggaagagaggaggaagaagcagtaGAAGCTGCTGGcatgggagcgaggggaggacatggacaatgatgatgacgacaACGAGGAAGACGATAAGGTAGTTGCTGACACCGAGTGGGATGACCTGGAGAGCGAGGATACGCTAACAGGTATCCACTCGTCCTTGTAGGGATCCTTCCCAATCCATGCAGGGGGAGGTGAGTCTATGAGACCGAAGGAGGTGGGCTAGATCATCGGCCCGACATCAGAACGAGCAGGGGCAGGCAGATCTGCCACCGTGCCCGAGGTGCCAGAGGAGGGGGTGGCCCTGCTGCCGCACCTCAAGAGTTAGCTGGGGCGGGTGGATCTTCCACCACGCCCAAGGTGCCGGTGGAGGGGGGTGGCTTCACTGCCGCACCCTAAGAGCCAACCGAGCTGGGAGGATCTACCACCATGCCCAAGGTGTCGATGGAGTGGGGTGGCTCCGTCGCCGCACCCCGAGATGTAAGGGaggtgagcccctctgcccaggagcaggggcGGGCTCAAAATGGCCCTGCCCCGACAAGGTGGAGCAAGGACCTAAGGGTTTATCCCCCAAACGTATCCTCTGCCCAACAACGCCGATGTAAGTCATTGACTCCtttgttttctctatttttctaTGTTTTTAGCGTGACTTACaccttttgtttcttgcagcatcCTGATACGGGGCAACTCTTTGGcgttggcgcccaagaagagcgtcgccATTCAGGCAACGCGACGGCCATCGGTTGACGTCGTACCCGCTTCGGGTGGGAGTGGCGCCAGTGTTACTGCCTCGTCGGCTAGTTAGGCGCCGCCCACGGTGGCACCCGTGCCCTCGGCAGGACAAGTGGGTGCGGGGGCTTGAAGGACGCCCTCAGAGGTCACTGAAGAACCAGTGATGGAGGCGGTGCCACTGCCGATGATGGGTCGGTTGGAGCTTTCGACCGTGCTTGTGGCGCCGACCCCAGCGGGCGCGATGTAGCCGGACGAGGCCCCACCAAGGCAGGCAGAGGTGGTGGCGGACATGACAGGTGGGTCATGGCTGGATGCCACCGTGGCGGTGCCTGAGGCAGCGGCGCGACCCACACCTCCGGCGGCCCAAATGACGGTTCTCGACATGGGCCGAACGGAGGGGGACACGACCAAGGGGTCCTCGAGCGTCATGGCGGTGGTAGAGAGGACCAATGGGGGGTCACCCTTGGCCCTGGCATCAAGAGGCAGCCACTCATCCATGCAGGGCGAGCCTCTGCTCCGGTGGATAGATCCGCAAGACCCGACGTCGAcacttttctcgctcgatgatgctaccaAGAGCATAGAACGGGAGAGTCTCAATGAGGAGATCTCGGCCATGCTAGAAGCTCTAAACCAGGCTAGGGGCACCCTGTGCGACGTCATCGTTCCCACTGGCCGGGTATTCACTTAATCTTGCTTTTCGCCCTCTTCTTTctttatgtatttttgtgttctgaccatcATCTTTTCTTCAGTCTCTTATCGCTCGCAGTCgggagaaatcctagttccttcatGAGCAAAAGGAAAGCTAGGATCACCTCGTTGAAGAGGTCCGGATGCGTGGGGATGTGTCTGCccagcttgttgccacccaacagagggtggccgagctaactCCCCTAGCTAAGGAGGCGGCTAGTCTTTGGCTGCGGGTGGCTGAGGCACATCGGGACATAGAGGAGGCCGAGAAGGCATTTGAGGGACTATCGGCGAGGGCATggtaggatgaggaggaggccactaGAGTctggaaggagtgggatgagctactcTAGAGGGACACTGAGGCCCGCTAGTGGATCCTCGACCTCCTGGCTGAGGCAGAGAAGGAGAGGGAGCTCAAGCTAGAAGCTAAGGAGAGGTTCGTGGCCCTACAGTAGAGGGCGAACCTGGATGCTGAGGCGGTTGCCCGATTGCActaggagcgagacgagctatgcCTGACCGTGGAGAGGCTCCGCTCAGAGCATGATGCGGCCTACGAGGAGCGTGACTaggccatccgagagcgcgacgaggcgcagcagaggatcggctccctctaggctgagcttGGGACCACGATGACTTAGAGGCTAGAGGCCAAGAGCATTTCCACCAGGCTAGCCATGGAGCTCACCGAGGCGCGGAGGAGCCTTTAGGCAGAGAGCGACAAGCTTGATCTCCTACGCGctaccctcggagtggtctgcaatgacttggaggtggcgctgtcaGAGGGGACCGCTTGCTCATGGCCCATGCCGTCGATATCATGGCACGGGTGCGCTAGCTCGAGAGGGACGTTCTTTGTGCTAgggtcacccaagcctttgcaatTGCCCGCTCCCATTACACGGATATCATTGACTTGGAGATGATGAGCCTCAGCTTCGCTCCTGGCTACGAAGCCTCCGAGCTAGACGAGATAGAGACAGCGGTGGCTCCTCTTGCGTGGGACCTAGCGGACAGagttgaagacatagttctccccccgACGAGCTAGTTAGTCAATTAGGTTGGGTGAATTCGGATGAACATCATTGTACTCTATGGACAATTGCCGATCCTTATGTATCATAAGAACAAATTTGTAACTtcgttattttgttttgtttgattgaatttgtttccttccctttttgtatgtGAAAAGAGAACGCTCACGTATTCCAACCCTTCCAttcattaagaccatagggcccgaggtgtaaggggagaactttgatcacgctggtgagcaaagacaccatagccaccgaggcgtaggtgttttgtagtccaaccagACATGATCAAttatttgtttccacaaaccttgccactaggcttaGTGTGAAGAAGAGGTCTAACACGATGACTATTTCAGAAAAGGTatacttatacctttatcagcccccgagtgagatctaacCCCTTGCCATTTCTGGGGTCGAATGTCACTGAAAATCAAGGGGAAGATAGCGAAACATAGGAGAATGCATCTCTTGTATTCACATGTACCCtctccctaggatcttagctatcattCTATGACTGTGCGttaggtctccttgcaagtccaaccttTTTGAGCCCTCACGCGTGGCGGGGATTCAGTCAAGGGTCGGCAcatttttgtgactgtcgccccatccatggtttccgcaactggaggggttgagttaCCATTACTTGCCTtagtggctcgagtgacgtgcttggtgagctcgctaatgggcatgttcgaacAGAATCCAATTCTATCgcttgtgatggggtcggcatagccctcgtGGGGCATTACATTGCTCCTTAActcgccttccaatagattccccctcaatggggattctatgggctcggctagaggctaggatcgaatgagaaggttgagttgaccttgtccgcttctaagcgggaCGGGCacaggccgctgaggctcatctatgtttttccccTGGCTCTTTGttcgacacgaggcggcctcgggccctccgtgagccggccttcgaaccttagTCTTTTGATCTAGGATTGGGCACCTTGAGCCCCCAAACCCTGTGGGGGtcaataggggtcggccgtgtttcttgtgtcaccccgtcctcggtttccgtAACCataggggctgagctaacgacacttgcctcgatagctcgagtgtcatgctcagtgagctcgctaacgtgcatgttcgagtggaatccgggtccatcatccaTTGACGGGGTcgatagagccctcatgtggcattctactacttcttaacccacctcccagcagatgcccgagccattcgaaaggctcgggtggcccattggcctctcctcgatggagcttctatgggcttggctcaaggttagaatcgaacgagaaaggtcgagattgaaagcatctaggcccctagttgggtttcggtgattaatgacaatacgagattactatgattaatgtgtgttttgtagaggcaattaaattaggtcatggtaatggtaattgattgggcaatcatggttgtcatgcccctacgatggaaatcatttcggttttcaaaggatggaagacaaggttaaggatggactagttctaagtgtcgtttggtgttgaagagacacttagagttgtaacacctcgggtgtttaaatactaaaacctgacatatcatcatatgcattacaaagcatttcgcatttggtgaaaactttgagatgcacacactaaaacaagtttatatttatgtgttaaGTATTGCTTGATATTGTTggaatcaagtttgaaacctttgtattgatttgaaattccgaaaaccctgattttcaatatttaaatcctaccctaaaaatccattttaaaatctaagcatattttggggttgagccttaaagcaaaagtgtagagcttgacaagttatgcaaagtttatttttggagtttttcaagttgtttagaaaaatttggagtaattcaaaaaggcgtaattcgctaAATATCccatatttgaatttaaaagatcatttcaaaatgtagaccgaattaggggttggttataaaagcaaagttgtagaacttttgattttgaacaacttttgtttttgcagaattttgagttgttatgaaaatttggaaaatttggcgaatggcaaatctgtaattttggtgaacagtgtccaccgccgaagctacattgccggtgtttccttcttcggcgttccaggcgcggtcgtggccattTTGGCATCGTGCTGGTGCGGTGAAGGCCACAAcgcagcttcctcgagcttcttggccccctttatagcctgagccgccgtcgtctttgccctttctccttgctctgtttttcccgtcgccttgctcatctccggcgagcccgcgccgtcgttgttgtgctccaccatcgctgataagctagttctagcttcgcttactccttacgcatccagccgacccaccaattcggcttgtcttcatcgggaactcgagttgcatcgtcttcttcctcgcggccggcaactcctccgccgagcacgattcgccgcagccagagctccacggtgcatctccgtccctggttttggttggTTCCATttcatctcgatgctgtggtacttaatctatagttggttgctcattttgaccactacagtcaccggttcttcctcaccgatgatctttgctccgccgtgatcaccgtgatcgtcgtcacgcctttCCGTTGCTTC
It encodes:
- the LOC136539725 gene encoding transcription factor MYC2-like, which encodes MNLWTDDNASMMEAFMASADLPTFPWGATAGGGNSSAAAATPPPPQQMPAAAAMAPGFNQDTLQQRLQAMIEGSRETWTYAIFWQSSLDAATGASLLGWGDGYYKGCDDDKCKQRPLTPAAQAEQEHRKRVLRELNSLISGAAAAPDEAVEEEVTDTEWFFLVSMTQSFLNGTGLPGQALFAGQPTWIASGLSSAPCERARQAYNFGLRTMVCFPVGTGVLELGSTDVVFQTAESMAKIRSLFGGGAGGGSWPPVQPQAPSQQQPAAGVDQAETDPSVLWLADTPVMDIKDSLSHPSPEISVSKPPPPPPPQIHFEKASTSTLTENPSPSVHAPPPPPAPAAAPQRQHQHQNQAHQGPFRRELNFSDFASNPSSLAATPPLFKPESGEILSFGADSNARRNPSPAPPAATASLTTAPGSLFSQHTATMTQAAAANDAKNNNKRSMEATSRASNTNHHPAATANEGMLSFSSAPTTRPSTGTGAPAKSESDHSDLDASVREVESSRVVAPPPEAEKRPRKRGRKPANGREEPLNHVEAERQRREKLNQRFYALRAVVPNVSKMDKASLLGDAISYINELRGKLTSLESDKETLQAQVEALKKERDARPPPHAAGLGGHDGGPRCHAVEIDAKILGLEAMIRVQCHKRNHPSARLMTALRELDLDVYHASVSVVNDLMIQQVAVKMASRIYSQDQLNAALYSRLAEPGSAMGR